A single region of the Pristis pectinata isolate sPriPec2 chromosome 25, sPriPec2.1.pri, whole genome shotgun sequence genome encodes:
- the dcakd gene encoding dephospho-CoA kinase domain-containing protein isoform X2 — protein MFLVGLTGGIASGKSTVAAVFRELGCPVIDSDRIARQIVELDSPVYWAIVHSFGEEILLEDRTINREKLGSIIFSSREKRQLLNSITHPAIHKAMLKQVFKYFIQGYRYVILDVPLLFETNKVAKFMKHTIVVYCDPQAQLTRLMKRNNLVQAEAEKRISVQMPLEQKRKLASHVIDNSGDPASTYRQVCKLHSQLEDSMDFLAVRLLAVVTLTGVGGLLYMFIKRCIF, from the exons aTGTTCCTGGTTGGCCTGACCGGTGGGATTGCCTCAGGGAAAAGCACAGTTGCTGCTGTGTTTCGTGAACTTGGATGCCCTGTTATAGATTCTGACCGGATAGCAAGACAAA TTGTTGAGTTGGACTCCCCTGTGTACTGGGCAATAGTGCATTCCTTTGGTGAGGAGATCCTGCTGGAGGACCGAACAATCAACAGGGAGAAGCTGGGCAGCATAATTTTCTCCAGCAGGGAGAAACGGCAGCTCCTGAATTCCATCACTCATCCAGcaatacacaaagccatgctcaaacaagtttttaaatattttatacaaG GGTATCGGTATGTTATTCTTGATGTCCCACTCTTGTTTGAGACTAATAAGGTGGCTAAATTTATGAAGCATACTATAGTTGTTTACTG TGACCCTCAAGCTCAGCTGACCCGATTGATGAAGAGAAATAACTTGGTCCAGGCAGAAGCAGAGAAGCGCATTAGCGTTCAGATGCCATTGGAACAGAAGCGGAAGCTGGCGAGCCATGTGATTGATAACTCTGGGGATCCTGCCAGTACATACCGGCAAGTTTGCAAACTGCACTCTCAACTAGAAGACTCCATGGACTTCTTAGCAGTAAGGTTGCTTGCTGTGGTCACCCTTACTGGTGTTGGAGGCCTTTTGTACATGTtcataaaaagatgtattttttaA